One part of the Halopenitus persicus genome encodes these proteins:
- a CDS encoding bifunctional metallophosphatase/5'-nucleotidase encodes MPRLLHHSDVENVFDTPERAAALAGRLRALDGPDAIVVGTGDTVAPGVCSLVARGRQAVDFYAAAGTRLETFGNHEFDYGPDALRGIVAASDPTFVSANVRDADGEPFGRAEGVVPATVRTIDGDRVGFVGVTDPATDSLNPHAAELSFEDPVDAVRAAVGTMRDREAPDHVVVLSHLGGGDEELARSTDVDAILGGHVHDRLVDVIDGTLLVRPGVNGRAVTEVELSGSGTPTGRLHERDGADPVPGLRATLTDRLERATLDEVVATVTEPIERGDAVVHGGECRVGNFVADAFRWAVDADVGLSNAGGIRSGDPIDGAVTKATCIGLVPFEEPVVRAAVTGTELRSILREMAAPDVDFGADDWWHGHVSNARIVWDADAERIREATVGGDPIDPDATYTIATSEYLLHSDHEFPTLEERHRVGEGGIQYEELYRYAAERGVDPAIEGRIRIVGGVDPARANR; translated from the coding sequence ATGCCGCGTCTTCTTCACCACTCCGACGTCGAGAACGTCTTCGATACGCCCGAGCGGGCGGCCGCGCTCGCCGGACGACTCCGGGCGCTCGACGGCCCGGACGCGATCGTCGTCGGCACCGGCGACACGGTCGCGCCGGGCGTGTGCTCGCTGGTCGCGCGCGGCCGACAGGCGGTCGACTTCTACGCCGCCGCCGGCACGCGGCTGGAGACGTTCGGGAACCACGAGTTCGATTACGGGCCCGACGCGCTCCGCGGGATCGTCGCCGCGTCCGACCCGACGTTCGTCTCCGCGAACGTCCGCGACGCCGACGGCGAACCGTTCGGCCGTGCCGAGGGCGTCGTCCCGGCCACGGTCCGAACGATCGACGGCGACCGGGTCGGGTTCGTCGGCGTCACGGACCCTGCGACCGACTCGCTGAACCCTCACGCCGCCGAACTCTCCTTCGAGGATCCCGTCGATGCGGTCCGGGCCGCGGTCGGGACGATGCGCGACCGTGAGGCCCCCGATCACGTCGTCGTCCTCTCGCATCTCGGGGGCGGGGACGAGGAGCTGGCCCGGTCGACCGACGTCGATGCGATCCTCGGCGGCCACGTCCACGACCGTCTGGTCGACGTCATCGACGGAACCCTCCTCGTCCGGCCGGGGGTCAATGGGCGGGCCGTCACGGAGGTCGAGCTGTCCGGGTCCGGGACGCCGACGGGACGCCTCCACGAGCGCGACGGCGCCGATCCGGTCCCGGGGCTCCGGGCGACCCTGACCGACCGGCTGGAGCGGGCGACCCTCGACGAGGTCGTCGCCACGGTCACGGAGCCGATCGAGCGCGGCGACGCGGTGGTCCACGGCGGGGAGTGCCGCGTCGGAAACTTCGTCGCCGACGCCTTCCGGTGGGCGGTCGATGCGGACGTCGGGCTCTCGAACGCCGGCGGGATCCGGTCCGGGGATCCGATCGACGGCGCGGTCACCAAGGCGACGTGCATCGGGCTCGTCCCCTTCGAGGAGCCGGTCGTCCGCGCCGCGGTGACCGGGACCGAGCTGCGGTCGATCCTCCGCGAGATGGCCGCCCCGGACGTCGACTTCGGCGCGGACGACTGGTGGCACGGCCACGTCTCGAACGCCCGGATCGTCTGGGACGCGGACGCGGAACGGATCCGCGAGGCGACCGTCGGCGGTGATCCGATCGATCCCGACGCGACGTACACGATCGCGACCTCGGAGTACCTGCTGCACTCCGACCACGAGTTCCCGACGCTCGAGGAACGACACCGGGTCGGCGAAGGGGGGATCCAGTACGAGGAGCTGTATCGATACGCGGCCGAACGCGGGGTCGACCCCGCGATCGAGGGGCGGATCCGGATCGTTGGCGGGGTCGATCCAGCGCGGGCAAACCGGTAG
- a CDS encoding universal stress protein, which produces MTLVVVPVRYPLTSNSAATLREAARIAADRDASLTVLHVDLYQDSHNVTRVDLKRAVERELGAIDRARYVVRKGFLVEESILEEVAAEDADVVVIGSRQASRWRRTLRKVFSDPDIDEFLREKLDCEVVTVDDS; this is translated from the coding sequence ATGACCCTGGTCGTGGTCCCCGTCCGGTACCCGCTGACGAGCAACTCCGCGGCCACGCTCCGGGAGGCGGCCCGGATCGCCGCGGACCGGGACGCCTCCCTCACGGTCCTCCACGTCGACCTGTATCAGGACAGCCACAACGTCACCCGCGTCGACCTGAAGCGGGCGGTCGAACGTGAGCTCGGGGCGATCGACCGGGCACGCTACGTCGTTCGCAAGGGGTTCCTCGTCGAGGAGTCGATCCTCGAGGAGGTCGCCGCGGAGGACGCCGACGTCGTCGTGATCGGCTCCCGGCAGGCGAGCCGCTGGCGACGAACGCTCCGAAAGGTGTTCTCCGACCCGGACATCGACGAGTTCCTGCGCGAGAAGCTCGACTGTGAGGTCGTGACGGTCGACGACTCCTGA
- a CDS encoding cysteine hydrolase family protein: protein MRFDPTETAVVVVDMQNGFCHPDGSLYAPPSGAAIDPVAELVERGREAGARIVFTRDVHPPEQFEDTHYYDEFDRWGEHVPEGSWEADIVDDLSVQDDDHVVEKHTYDAFHRTELEGWLNARGIRDLAICGTLANVCVLHTAGSAGLRDFKPVVVEDALGYIEPDHREYAVDHADWLFGETTTLSDVEFE from the coding sequence ATGCGCTTCGATCCGACCGAGACCGCCGTGGTCGTCGTCGACATGCAGAACGGCTTCTGTCACCCGGACGGGAGTCTGTATGCGCCGCCGAGCGGGGCGGCGATCGACCCGGTTGCCGAGCTCGTCGAGCGCGGGCGCGAGGCGGGCGCCCGGATCGTCTTCACGCGTGACGTCCATCCGCCCGAGCAGTTCGAGGACACCCACTACTACGACGAGTTCGACCGGTGGGGCGAACACGTTCCCGAAGGCTCCTGGGAGGCCGACATCGTCGACGATCTGTCGGTGCAGGACGACGACCACGTCGTCGAGAAACACACCTACGACGCCTTCCACCGGACCGAGCTGGAGGGCTGGCTGAACGCCCGCGGGATCCGCGATCTGGCGATCTGCGGGACGCTCGCGAACGTCTGCGTCCTCCACACCGCCGGCAGCGCCGGGCTTCGTGACTTCAAGCCCGTCGTCGTCGAGGACGCGCTCGGCTACATCGAGCCCGATCACCGCGAGTACGCGGTCGATCACGCAGACTGGCTCTTCGGAGAGACGACGACGTTGTCCGACGTCGAGTTCGAGTGA
- a CDS encoding Hvo_1808 family surface protein, giving the protein MRRVLGLLAAALVVSAMVGPAAVAATPVTASGSAPGIDEPDTVPQFRPPGPTQTTEPCNATSNDAIGYWEGVCHNAELDVDPSDGLSDEELTRVVHRGMARVEYVRNRSFNRTVPVETMTREEYTAMVSGNDSASGNDSASGNDSVDGARNEFNRWNDQVWKALFIVGEDGSSEEAIQGTLSGSVAGFYSPGQDRIVIVVPEGEAIRISEATLVHELTHAMQDQYHDLSRPRYAGATQDSDLAIDGIVEGEAGYVENRYDERCETGEWDCLPDPSQDGGGGSSGPENWGVFLTVFQPYSDGPAYVADIVEEEGWSGVDERMERPPNATAEIIHREQRRTANITFTDTARNGWTTYPDQGVNGSDTAGEASMFTMFWYQSREYDANTFDWRSVLFETSHPESVYNYDHPSTAGWAGDRLFPYRNDRGATERNGYVWVTEWRTALDAAQFHATYRQVLAAHDAVHREDGTRYVADGGFSGAYAIERNGTRVTIVHAPDSDAVFDLRPAIDPVKPVDGGETVTPPSPTIPDDGTPTVETATAGKTDSTAEGTPGFGIVAAIAAIAAGALLARRRRE; this is encoded by the coding sequence ATGCGACGGGTTCTCGGTCTCCTCGCCGCCGCGTTGGTGGTCTCCGCGATGGTCGGGCCGGCCGCGGTGGCCGCCACGCCCGTCACGGCGTCCGGGTCGGCCCCCGGCATCGATGAGCCGGATACGGTCCCGCAGTTCCGGCCGCCCGGTCCCACCCAAACGACGGAACCGTGTAACGCGACGTCGAACGACGCGATCGGTTACTGGGAGGGCGTCTGCCATAACGCCGAGCTCGACGTCGACCCCAGCGACGGCCTGAGCGACGAGGAGCTCACCAGGGTCGTCCACCGCGGAATGGCGCGGGTCGAGTACGTCCGCAACCGGAGCTTCAACCGGACGGTTCCCGTCGAGACGATGACGCGTGAGGAGTACACGGCGATGGTTTCCGGGAACGACTCGGCGTCAGGAAACGACTCGGCGTCCGGAAACGACTCCGTGGACGGAGCCCGAAACGAGTTCAATCGGTGGAACGACCAGGTCTGGAAGGCGCTGTTCATCGTCGGCGAGGACGGCTCCTCCGAGGAGGCGATCCAGGGGACGCTGTCGGGGTCGGTCGCCGGGTTCTACTCCCCCGGCCAGGACCGGATCGTGATCGTCGTTCCCGAGGGCGAGGCGATCCGGATCAGCGAGGCCACGCTGGTGCACGAGCTGACCCACGCGATGCAGGACCAGTACCACGACCTCTCGCGCCCGCGGTACGCCGGGGCAACGCAGGACTCCGACCTCGCCATCGACGGGATCGTCGAGGGGGAGGCGGGCTACGTCGAGAACCGGTACGATGAACGCTGTGAGACCGGCGAGTGGGACTGCCTGCCGGACCCGAGCCAGGACGGCGGTGGGGGGAGCAGCGGACCCGAAAACTGGGGCGTCTTCCTGACGGTGTTCCAGCCGTACTCCGACGGCCCCGCCTACGTCGCCGATATCGTCGAGGAGGAGGGCTGGAGCGGCGTCGACGAGCGAATGGAGCGCCCGCCGAACGCGACCGCCGAAATAATCCACCGCGAGCAACGACGGACCGCGAACATCACGTTCACCGACACCGCCCGGAACGGCTGGACGACCTACCCCGACCAGGGCGTGAACGGGTCGGACACGGCCGGCGAGGCGTCGATGTTCACGATGTTCTGGTACCAGAGTCGGGAGTACGACGCGAACACGTTCGACTGGCGATCGGTGTTGTTCGAGACGTCACATCCCGAGTCCGTCTACAACTACGACCACCCCTCGACGGCCGGCTGGGCCGGCGACCGGCTGTTCCCCTACCGGAACGACCGGGGAGCGACCGAGCGAAACGGCTACGTCTGGGTGACCGAATGGCGGACGGCGCTCGACGCCGCGCAGTTCCACGCGACCTACCGACAGGTGCTCGCCGCACACGACGCGGTCCACCGCGAGGACGGCACGCGGTACGTCGCCGACGGCGGCTTCAGCGGCGCCTACGCGATCGAACGGAACGGAACCCGGGTGACGATCGTCCACGCGCCGGATTCCGACGCCGTCTTCGACCTCCGTCCCGCGATCGATCCGGTAAAGCCGGTCGATGGAGGCGAGACCGTCACGCCGCCGTCGCCGACGATCCCGGACGACGGGACACCGACGGTCGAGACCGCCACGGCCGGGAAGACCGACTCGACGGCGGAGGGAACGCCGGGATTCGGAATCGTGGCCGCGATCGCCGCGATCGCAGCCGGGGCGCTCCTCGCGAGACGCCGCCGCGAGTGA
- a CDS encoding nicotinate phosphoribosyltransferase translates to MSEFDIVGADAIRAGRATDAYFDRTERVLEASDRNPTVVAEVTADQFPDGDFELFAGLENAAELLAGLDVDVDAIPEGRLFDGGPVMRIEGPYLAFARFETSLLGFLSHASGIATAALDCRAAAPNSTVLSFGARHVHPAMTATVERSALVAGFDGFSHVAAGDVIGREASGTMPHALVICFGNGNQEAAWRAFEEEVDPDVPRIALCDTYSDEKDEVIRAARELGDDLDGVRLDTTGSRRGDFRHIVREVRWELDARGHENVDVYVSGGLTPTDLRSLREVADGFGVGGYVSNADPVDFALDIVSVDGEPAAKRGKLSGRKQVYRTPDGGHHVGLADREGPADGEPLLAPLIRDGEIVEERTFDVDAAAERALADADRVGYGSEE, encoded by the coding sequence ATGAGCGAGTTCGACATCGTCGGGGCCGACGCGATCCGGGCGGGCCGGGCGACGGACGCGTACTTCGACCGGACCGAACGGGTGCTCGAGGCGTCCGACCGGAACCCCACCGTGGTCGCCGAGGTGACCGCCGACCAGTTCCCGGACGGGGACTTCGAGCTGTTCGCGGGCCTTGAGAACGCGGCCGAGCTCCTCGCCGGACTCGACGTCGACGTCGACGCGATCCCCGAGGGGCGGCTGTTCGACGGCGGCCCCGTGATGCGGATCGAGGGACCATACCTCGCGTTCGCGCGCTTCGAGACGTCGCTGCTTGGGTTTCTGTCACACGCCTCGGGGATCGCGACCGCGGCGCTGGACTGCCGAGCCGCGGCGCCGAACTCGACGGTGCTCTCCTTCGGCGCGCGCCACGTTCATCCCGCGATGACCGCGACGGTCGAGCGGTCGGCGCTCGTGGCCGGGTTCGACGGGTTCTCCCACGTCGCGGCCGGGGACGTGATCGGTCGCGAGGCCTCGGGGACGATGCCGCACGCGCTGGTGATCTGTTTCGGGAACGGAAACCAGGAGGCGGCCTGGCGGGCCTTCGAGGAGGAGGTCGATCCCGACGTCCCGCGGATCGCGCTCTGTGACACGTACTCCGACGAGAAGGACGAGGTCATCCGGGCCGCCCGCGAGCTGGGCGACGATCTCGACGGCGTCCGCCTCGACACGACCGGGTCACGGCGCGGCGACTTCCGACACATCGTCCGCGAGGTGCGGTGGGAGCTCGACGCGCGCGGCCACGAGAACGTCGACGTGTACGTCTCGGGCGGTCTCACCCCCACCGATCTGCGGTCGCTGCGTGAGGTGGCGGACGGGTTCGGCGTCGGCGGCTACGTCTCGAACGCCGATCCGGTCGATTTCGCGCTCGACATCGTGAGCGTGGACGGCGAGCCGGCCGCGAAGCGCGGCAAGCTCTCGGGGCGCAAGCAGGTCTACCGGACGCCCGATGGGGGTCACCACGTCGGGCTCGCCGACCGCGAGGGCCCCGCGGACGGCGAGCCGCTGTTGGCGCCGCTGATCAGGGACGGGGAGATCGTCGAGGAACGGACGTTCGACGTCGACGCGGCCGCCGAGCGGGCGCTCGCGGACGCCGATCGGGTCGGATACGGGTCCGAGGAGTAG
- a CDS encoding TIGR00296 family protein, whose protein sequence is MSEAQAVRLSYEDGARAVELARESVESFVRHGQREQPGSMRDAFYNRTGAFVRLQSTRGRGRLRGCAGTYSEGDQLGHAIVDAAITAASDDSCGSEVGPKELDSLQISVCVVSRTTLTDDPIADLELGVHGVAIDAGGNHGWMYPMLPVENDWSEAEFLSRACRKAQLPPTAWQDDETMVTLIEGQVFREREDGGAVEAFSTE, encoded by the coding sequence ATGTCCGAGGCCCAGGCCGTTCGGCTCTCCTACGAGGACGGCGCTCGAGCGGTCGAACTGGCGCGCGAATCGGTCGAATCGTTCGTACGACACGGCCAGCGCGAACAGCCGGGCAGTATGCGCGACGCCTTCTACAACCGGACCGGCGCGTTCGTTCGCCTCCAGTCGACGCGCGGCCGGGGCCGGCTCCGCGGCTGTGCGGGTACCTACAGCGAGGGCGACCAGCTCGGCCACGCGATCGTCGACGCGGCGATCACTGCCGCCTCCGACGACTCCTGTGGCTCCGAGGTCGGTCCCAAGGAACTCGACTCGTTACAGATCTCGGTGTGCGTCGTCTCACGCACCACGCTCACTGACGACCCGATCGCCGACCTCGAGCTCGGCGTTCACGGCGTGGCGATCGACGCCGGCGGGAACCACGGCTGGATGTATCCGATGTTGCCCGTCGAGAACGACTGGTCGGAAGCCGAGTTCCTCTCGCGTGCCTGTCGGAAGGCGCAGCTGCCGCCGACGGCCTGGCAGGATGATGAGACGATGGTGACGCTCATCGAGGGGCAGGTCTTCCGCGAGCGCGAGGACGGCGGCGCGGTCGAGGCGTTCTCGACCGAGTGA
- a CDS encoding DUF5812 family protein, whose translation MTDDETPPASSGGTVDGGDDDDPVDGKTGTFLVTHADTDSAVLRDVHDGQVHTVETNPGVETEDVLEATIAPDPPLEVTYQVVAVEDRWTVPIEESEEPPTPQERSIAADQPVGDLTREPRAGVGELHVLTVPEETTAEAVADVLEDREGTLARAARLGVNRVEVRSEPGVVSVRYLP comes from the coding sequence ATGACCGACGACGAGACCCCCCCGGCCTCCTCCGGCGGGACGGTGGATGGTGGGGACGATGATGATCCCGTGGACGGCAAGACGGGAACCTTCCTCGTCACCCACGCCGACACGGACTCGGCGGTGCTCAGGGACGTTCACGACGGCCAGGTGCACACCGTGGAAACGAACCCCGGCGTCGAAACCGAGGACGTGCTTGAGGCCACGATCGCCCCGGATCCGCCGTTGGAGGTGACCTATCAGGTCGTCGCCGTCGAGGACCGATGGACCGTTCCGATCGAGGAGAGCGAGGAACCGCCGACGCCACAGGAACGGTCGATCGCCGCCGACCAGCCAGTCGGCGATCTCACGCGGGAGCCGCGTGCGGGCGTCGGCGAGCTGCACGTGCTCACGGTGCCCGAGGAGACGACCGCGGAGGCGGTCGCCGACGTCCTCGAGGACCGGGAGGGGACGCTCGCTCGTGCCGCCAGGTTGGGCGTAAACCGCGTTGAGGTGCGCTCGGAGCCCGGCGTGGTGAGCGTTCGCTACCTTCCCTGA
- a CDS encoding anthranilate phosphoribosyltransferase, translating to MANATLEFGEWPLERLMTEVCGSGPKSAADLTREQATEAFERILADEPDPTTLGAFWLANRWKKNVPEELAAFTDVMCERVEYAEPDADPVDCGANYDGKGDTAILGAAAGIVAAAAGTPVVAHSGDRVPTQKQDAYKHVLDELGVATELTPRDSAAMVDETGFGFYYQPAFNPAIDALHERRDRMGVRTFVNTIETLANPAGADVHLGSFYHLAFAKKICDTFAASRFHDLDRVIMFQGMEGYDDIRPGYTKVADWRAAGASDGAADADPAEEVADADAAADAADGPTFTDYEIETAEYGMDFETDDLAVDDVAADSAAITEAVLAGDRTDRFADAIALNAAFRIYARDDVETLADGLTAAREAIDDGSAAAVLEELQAF from the coding sequence ATGGCGAACGCGACCCTCGAGTTCGGCGAGTGGCCCCTCGAACGGCTGATGACCGAGGTCTGCGGATCGGGACCGAAATCCGCCGCGGACCTGACGCGCGAGCAGGCGACGGAGGCGTTCGAGCGCATCCTGGCGGACGAGCCGGATCCGACGACGCTGGGCGCGTTCTGGCTCGCCAACCGCTGGAAGAAGAACGTCCCCGAGGAGCTCGCGGCGTTCACCGACGTGATGTGCGAACGCGTCGAGTACGCCGAGCCGGACGCGGATCCGGTCGACTGCGGCGCCAACTACGACGGCAAGGGCGACACGGCGATCCTCGGCGCCGCGGCGGGGATCGTCGCCGCCGCCGCCGGCACCCCGGTCGTCGCCCACTCCGGCGACCGCGTGCCGACCCAAAAGCAGGACGCCTACAAGCACGTCCTCGACGAGCTCGGCGTCGCGACCGAGCTCACCCCCCGGGACTCCGCGGCGATGGTCGACGAGACCGGCTTCGGATTCTATTACCAGCCGGCATTTAACCCCGCGATCGACGCCCTCCACGAGCGACGCGATCGGATGGGCGTCCGCACCTTCGTGAACACGATCGAGACGCTCGCGAACCCCGCGGGCGCGGACGTCCACCTGGGATCCTTCTATCACCTCGCGTTCGCGAAGAAGATCTGTGACACGTTCGCGGCGAGCCGGTTCCACGACCTGGACCGAGTGATCATGTTCCAGGGGATGGAAGGGTACGACGACATCCGTCCCGGCTACACGAAGGTGGCCGATTGGCGGGCGGCTGGCGCTTCGGACGGAGCCGCCGATGCCGATCCGGCCGAGGAGGTCGCCGATGCCGATGCCGCCGCGGACGCCGCCGACGGTCCGACGTTCACGGACTACGAGATCGAGACCGCGGAGTACGGGATGGACTTCGAGACGGACGACCTGGCCGTCGACGACGTCGCTGCCGACTCCGCCGCGATCACCGAGGCGGTCCTCGCTGGCGACCGGACGGACCGCTTCGCGGACGCGATCGCGCTCAACGCGGCGTTCCGGATCTACGCCCGCGACGACGTCGAGACGCTTGCGGACGGGCTGACGGCGGCGCGCGAGGCCATCGACGACGGGTCCGCCGCCGCGGTTCTCGAGGAGTTGCAGGCGTTCTGA
- the ahbB gene encoding siroheme decarboxylase subunit beta: MSLDADWRADLDVVDAALIDGYQSGFPVADRPFETVADAIAAETGHDVDGDAVLERVRRLREAGVFRRFGAVLNPPVIGSSTLAAVRAPADRFDGIAATVNGYRQVNHNYRRDHEWNMWFVVTAGSRQRRDEILSAIESETGCSVLALPMLTDYYIDLEFPVVNRDRFARESVAGADASATRIAEDARGDLSPLEADLLIAIQDGLPLSPTPYRDVAAEIDASAADVRAATRRLLGDGCIKRIGCVVNHVVTGFRNNCMVVWDVPDDDLDAYGERVGSLPYVTLCYHRPRRPEQDWPYNLFTMIHGREADAVDAKIDELAADYLPVPHERLYSTETLKQTGARYEDLLAE, translated from the coding sequence ATGAGCCTCGACGCCGACTGGCGTGCGGACCTCGACGTCGTCGACGCCGCGCTGATCGACGGCTACCAGAGCGGCTTCCCGGTCGCCGATCGCCCGTTCGAGACCGTCGCGGACGCCATCGCCGCGGAGACGGGTCACGACGTCGACGGGGATGCGGTCCTCGAACGCGTTCGTCGCCTCCGCGAGGCGGGCGTCTTCCGCCGGTTCGGCGCCGTCCTGAATCCCCCCGTCATCGGCTCCTCGACGCTGGCCGCGGTCCGAGCGCCGGCGGACCGATTCGACGGGATCGCCGCAACGGTGAACGGCTACCGGCAGGTGAACCACAACTACCGCCGCGACCACGAGTGGAACATGTGGTTCGTCGTCACCGCGGGCTCCCGCCAGCGGCGCGACGAGATCCTCTCGGCGATCGAGTCGGAAACGGGGTGTTCGGTGCTCGCGCTCCCGATGCTGACCGACTACTACATCGACCTCGAGTTCCCCGTCGTCAACCGTGACCGGTTCGCCCGCGAGTCCGTGGCCGGCGCGGACGCCTCGGCGACCCGGATCGCCGAGGACGCCCGCGGGGATCTGTCGCCGCTGGAGGCCGACCTCCTGATAGCCATCCAGGACGGCCTCCCGCTCTCGCCGACGCCGTACCGGGACGTCGCCGCCGAGATCGACGCGTCGGCCGCGGACGTCCGGGCCGCGACCAGACGACTGCTGGGCGACGGTTGCATCAAGCGTATCGGGTGCGTCGTCAACCACGTCGTCACCGGCTTCCGAAACAACTGTATGGTCGTCTGGGACGTACCGGACGACGACCTCGACGCGTACGGCGAGCGCGTGGGCAGCCTCCCGTACGTGACCTTATGTTATCACCGCCCGCGCCGCCCCGAGCAGGACTGGCCGTACAACCTGTTCACGATGATCCACGGCCGGGAGGCCGACGCGGTGGACGCCAAGATCGACGAGCTCGCCGCCGACTACCTTCCGGTCCCCCACGAACGCCTCTACTCGACGGAGACGCTGAAACAGACGGGGGCGCGCTACGAGGACCTCCTCGCGGAGTAA
- a CDS encoding non-canonical purine NTP pyrophosphatase — protein MLTYVTTNPGKIREAESYLPDESIDRLAYDYTEIQSDDLGPIAAHGAREAYRHAGEPVVVDDAGLFIEGLGGFPGPYSSYVEDTLGVEGVWEVASELADRRAAFRCVLAYCDGEEFAATPDPIDREDRVAAAAAGPDADADRAALPVKLFEGYVPGTIVAPRGDGGFGYDPIFEHDGTTFAEMATERKNAVSHRGRALAKFAEWFAQR, from the coding sequence ATGCTCACCTACGTGACGACCAATCCGGGGAAGATTCGGGAGGCGGAGTCGTACCTCCCCGACGAGTCGATCGACCGACTGGCGTACGACTACACCGAGATCCAGAGCGACGACCTGGGCCCGATCGCCGCTCACGGCGCCCGCGAGGCGTATCGACACGCCGGCGAGCCGGTCGTGGTCGACGACGCCGGACTGTTCATCGAGGGACTCGGCGGGTTTCCCGGACCGTACTCCTCGTACGTCGAGGACACCCTCGGCGTCGAGGGAGTCTGGGAGGTCGCATCCGAGCTCGCGGACCGGCGCGCAGCCTTCCGCTGCGTGCTCGCCTACTGCGACGGCGAGGAGTTCGCCGCGACGCCGGACCCGATCGACCGCGAGGACCGCGTCGCCGCGGCCGCGGCCGGCCCCGACGCCGACGCCGATCGGGCCGCGCTGCCCGTCAAGCTCTTCGAAGGATACGTCCCGGGAACGATCGTCGCCCCGCGCGGCGACGGCGGCTTCGGCTACGATCCGATCTTCGAACACGACGGCACGACGTTCGCGGAGATGGCCACCGAACGGAAGAACGCGGTCTCCCACCGCGGCCGCGCGCTCGCGAAATTCGCCGAGTGGTTCGCCCAGCGGTAA
- a CDS encoding DUF7384 family protein, translating into MHWGNLFDRHSAEHTVADVRTALECQRSAESNGERNEAGAADVSDPRAGSTAGADGADGDRSDPSIDRIVADADVLAADLLVGGEARAALDVVRRHSWLTLVATRQLLADARAVIADLADPALASAWHALAADRIVLIEQPPGDHPALAAAYHGGAMHVLSFDPALTSAAAGVALRDRVPISVREPQAFVTVFDPERVYPTVVGGEYPGPDRDPRG; encoded by the coding sequence GTGCACTGGGGCAACCTCTTCGATCGACACTCCGCGGAGCACACGGTTGCGGACGTCCGTACGGCGCTCGAGTGCCAACGCTCGGCGGAGTCGAACGGCGAGAGGAACGAGGCGGGGGCTGCGGACGTCTCCGACCCCCGCGCCGGGTCGACCGCCGGTGCCGACGGTGCCGACGGTGACCGCAGTGACCCGAGCATCGACCGGATCGTCGCCGACGCGGACGTGCTGGCGGCCGATCTCCTGGTCGGCGGGGAGGCCCGTGCGGCGCTTGACGTGGTCCGACGCCATTCGTGGCTCACGCTCGTCGCGACCCGGCAGCTGCTCGCGGATGCGCGGGCTGTCATCGCCGACCTCGCCGATCCGGCCCTCGCGTCCGCGTGGCACGCGCTCGCGGCGGACCGGATCGTGCTCATCGAGCAGCCGCCGGGCGATCACCCCGCGCTCGCGGCGGCCTATCACGGCGGCGCGATGCACGTGCTCTCGTTCGATCCGGCCCTCACGAGCGCCGCGGCCGGGGTGGCGCTCCGCGATCGGGTTCCGATCAGCGTTCGGGAGCCGCAGGCGTTCGTCACCGTGTTCGACCCGGAACGGGTTTATCCGACGGTCGTCGGGGGAGAGTATCCCGGTCCGGACCGCGACCCGCGCGGGTAA
- a CDS encoding potassium channel family protein, whose protein sequence is MRILVVGFGRVGARTARVLDAEGHEVTVVDDDHEKVLRSRERGFTTIEGDGSDRTVLETGGIDEAAAVGGLTGTVETNHHICRIGSEYGCRTVMRLSEDVDPDVYDRYEADADEVIYPERFGAAGAKTAILGGDFNALGDLTEGLQLIVVTIDGDAPVVGAHVNDIDLGDHGRIYAHGRDGDPLTIPLPGTAVEAGDRLAILAVTGAIEDVESTLLG, encoded by the coding sequence ATGCGAATACTCGTCGTCGGATTCGGACGGGTCGGTGCACGAACCGCGCGGGTGCTCGATGCTGAGGGCCACGAGGTGACGGTCGTCGACGACGACCACGAGAAGGTGCTCAGATCCCGGGAGCGTGGGTTCACGACGATCGAGGGTGACGGAAGCGACCGCACGGTGCTCGAAACGGGCGGGATCGACGAGGCTGCGGCCGTCGGCGGGCTCACCGGCACGGTCGAGACGAACCACCACATCTGCCGGATCGGCTCCGAGTACGGCTGTCGGACGGTGATGCGTCTCAGCGAGGACGTCGATCCCGACGTGTACGACCGGTACGAGGCGGACGCCGACGAGGTCATCTATCCCGAACGCTTCGGCGCCGCCGGCGCGAAGACCGCGATCCTCGGCGGCGATTTCAACGCCCTCGGGGACTTGACCGAGGGCTTGCAGCTGATCGTGGTGACGATCGACGGGGACGCACCGGTGGTCGGCGCACACGTCAACGACATCGACCTCGGCGACCACGGACGCATCTACGCGCACGGCCGTGACGGCGACCCATTGACGATTCCGCTTCCGGGCACCGCGGTCGAGGCGGGCGACAGGCTGGCGATACTCGCGGTCACCGGTGCGATCGAGGACGTCGAGTCGACGCTCCTCGGCTGA